Proteins encoded in a region of the Streptomyces violaceoruber genome:
- a CDS encoding YfhO family protein has translation MNRSTLRGRPRQAAALLAAALTVASFCAADAVARSYPFGPRTRAVNDLGNQYVPFHAHLWDLLHGRSDGGLLVNWQSGFGSSFLPDLGTYLSSPFALLVGVFPRDEIDLAVYVVTVLKTACAGAAMAWLLLRLRPGRWWAAGLLGAAYALCGWSIADASYNPMWLDGLVALPLLCLVGEWALGGRRRLLGVLVVALTWIANFYTAYMATLGAGLFLLLRLWLCGLPRRRAPAAAGRAAVTVALGVGLAAPLVTVVYFGTKHAYPGRVTHFAPVATEDVLARLLPTTYGFGSPALFVGTTALLLALALPFHRAAPVRVRAGWSGLAVAVALSMQWTPTHLAWHAFATPNGSPYRQTFVLCALLVIAAWHTLSYGVPAPRALGAAGGLLALTAAVASRSGLVHSYAWPVLLLAVAGALGGLLLLRRADAGTADAASGAGSGAASGAGSGATSGAASGAGAGAASGAGGAAARRRTALAGLAVALLVGAQLGETAATSAVATRLRLNHLDDYASWGDRQRSQTQAVSGADGWPAHRTDPGREQTVGNDPMVVGGQGAQYYSSLTADVLSRTLTALGDGWTSRGRNVQSLDNAVTDAIFSVGARVHSPPDQHQRWNPRDRTPVTVSRQDVPPLVTVRPPTAPGARTGVDAFGPSPYRNQELLLGSRVYTVPALTVRTGDGEQPERATGERATGDRAAGDRAADGRTGTVIEAPRTKAAAARRPTIAAQCPAGSEVYLWAPHFSGTARLTDTPARPLTGRFTSDAAKIAAMQRLGTAPPSGRVRVELSPTRTGTVPDGAVGCLDTARLRTAVQQLKATGADQVTVSDGTVRAQLPAGSTGTAVLAAPRIAGWRCAADGAAAEPAGTYYGLIAVPLDGSATSVTCTFHPPGLRLGAAVGGASLLTLVLLGTLTAVRRRRSAHDPALRPATRPRERLTSAL, from the coding sequence ATGAATCGCTCAACCCTGCGCGGCAGACCGCGACAGGCCGCCGCGCTGCTCGCGGCGGCCCTCACCGTCGCCTCGTTCTGCGCGGCCGACGCCGTCGCGCGCAGCTACCCCTTCGGCCCGCGCACCCGGGCTGTCAACGACCTGGGCAACCAGTACGTGCCGTTCCACGCCCATCTGTGGGACCTGCTGCACGGCCGGTCCGACGGCGGCCTGCTCGTCAACTGGCAGTCCGGGTTCGGCTCCAGCTTCCTGCCCGACCTCGGGACCTATCTGAGCAGCCCCTTCGCCCTGCTCGTCGGCGTGTTCCCGAGGGACGAGATCGACCTCGCCGTCTACGTGGTCACCGTCCTGAAGACGGCGTGCGCCGGTGCCGCCATGGCCTGGCTGCTGCTCCGGCTGCGCCCCGGCCGCTGGTGGGCGGCGGGCCTGCTGGGCGCCGCGTACGCGCTGTGCGGCTGGTCGATCGCCGACGCCTCGTACAACCCGATGTGGCTCGACGGCCTCGTCGCCCTGCCCCTGCTGTGCCTGGTCGGCGAGTGGGCGCTCGGCGGACGGCGCCGGCTGCTCGGCGTGCTCGTCGTGGCACTCACCTGGATCGCCAACTTCTACACCGCCTACATGGCCACCCTCGGCGCCGGCCTCTTCCTGCTCCTCCGGCTCTGGCTCTGCGGCCTCCCGCGGCGCCGGGCGCCGGCGGCGGCCGGCCGCGCCGCGGTCACCGTCGCCCTGGGTGTCGGCCTGGCCGCCCCGCTGGTCACGGTCGTCTACTTCGGCACCAAGCACGCCTACCCCGGGCGGGTCACGCACTTCGCGCCGGTCGCCACGGAGGACGTGCTGGCCCGGCTGCTGCCCACGACGTACGGATTCGGCAGCCCGGCGCTCTTCGTCGGCACCACCGCGCTGCTGCTGGCCCTCGCCCTGCCCTTCCACCGGGCCGCCCCCGTGCGGGTGCGCGCCGGGTGGAGCGGGCTGGCCGTCGCGGTCGCGCTGTCGATGCAGTGGACGCCGACCCATCTCGCCTGGCACGCCTTCGCCACCCCCAACGGCAGCCCCTACCGCCAGACGTTCGTCCTGTGCGCCCTGCTGGTGATCGCGGCCTGGCACACGCTGTCCTACGGCGTACCCGCCCCGCGCGCGCTGGGCGCGGCCGGCGGGCTGCTCGCCCTGACGGCCGCCGTCGCGAGCCGGAGCGGCCTGGTGCACTCCTACGCCTGGCCCGTGCTGCTCCTGGCCGTCGCCGGAGCCCTCGGCGGGCTGCTCCTGCTGCGCCGCGCGGACGCCGGGACGGCGGACGCCGCGTCCGGTGCCGGGTCTGGTGCTGCTTCCGGTGCCGGGTCCGGTGCTACTTCCGGTGCCGCGTCCGGTGCGGGGGCCGGTGCCGCCTCCGGTGCGGGGGGAGCGGCCGCGCGCCGCCGCACCGCGCTCGCCGGGCTCGCCGTGGCCCTCCTGGTCGGCGCCCAGCTCGGCGAGACCGCCGCCACCTCCGCCGTGGCCACCCGGCTGCGGCTGAACCACCTGGACGACTACGCGTCCTGGGGGGACCGGCAGCGCAGTCAGACTCAGGCGGTGTCCGGGGCCGACGGCTGGCCCGCCCACCGCACCGACCCGGGCCGCGAACAGACCGTGGGCAACGACCCGATGGTGGTGGGCGGCCAGGGCGCCCAGTACTACAGCAGCCTGACCGCGGACGTCCTCAGCCGCACCCTCACCGCCCTCGGCGACGGCTGGACCTCGCGCGGCCGGAACGTCCAGAGCCTGGACAACGCCGTCACCGACGCGATCTTCTCCGTGGGCGCGCGCGTGCACTCCCCGCCGGACCAGCACCAGCGGTGGAATCCCCGGGACCGCACCCCGGTGACCGTGTCCCGGCAGGACGTACCGCCCCTGGTCACCGTCCGGCCGCCCACCGCTCCCGGCGCCCGCACCGGCGTCGACGCGTTCGGCCCGTCGCCCTACCGCAACCAGGAACTGCTGCTGGGCAGCCGCGTCTACACCGTGCCCGCGCTGACCGTACGCACCGGCGACGGCGAGCAGCCCGAACGGGCGACCGGCGAACGGGCGACCGGCGACCGGGCAGCGGGCGACCGGGCGGCCGACGGCCGGACCGGCACGGTGATCGAGGCCCCCCGCACGAAGGCCGCCGCCGCACGGCGGCCGACGATCGCGGCCCAGTGCCCGGCCGGCAGCGAGGTCTACCTGTGGGCGCCGCACTTCTCCGGCACCGCCCGCCTCACCGACACCCCGGCCCGCCCGCTCACCGGCCGGTTCACCTCCGACGCCGCCAAGATCGCCGCGATGCAGCGGCTCGGCACCGCGCCGCCGTCCGGCCGGGTCCGCGTCGAACTGTCGCCCACCCGGACCGGCACCGTCCCGGACGGCGCGGTCGGCTGCCTGGACACCGCGCGGCTGCGCACCGCCGTCCAGCAGCTCAAGGCCACCGGCGCCGACCAGGTGACCGTCTCCGACGGCACCGTCCGGGCCCAGCTGCCCGCCGGCAGCACGGGCACCGCCGTCCTCGCCGCCCCCCGCATCGCCGGCTGGCGGTGCGCGGCGGACGGGGCCGCGGCCGAGCCCGCCGGGACCTACTACGGGCTGATCGCCGTCCCCCTGGACGGCTCCGCGACCAGCGTCACCTGCACCTTCCACCCGCCCGGCCTGCGGCTGGGCGCGGCCGTCGGGGGCGCCTCGCTCCTGACCCTCGTCCTGCTCGGCACCCTCACCGCCGTCCGCCGACGGCGCTCCGCACACGATCCCGCGCTCCGCCCCGCCACCCGCCCGCGCGAGCGCCTCACCAGCGCCCTCTGA
- a CDS encoding class I SAM-dependent methyltransferase, translated as MNSRSLLHSSVSRRLLRPVADLIDQRIERQVRSAVRRSAAPATADTARLVRDVEALRHRQLTVELLLGPGGRGISRMVGEASLEHLYAEVAALSGDRDAAERNVAAAFRLLVALESLGVGRIAGGTMNICGKLGTIPLLDPPNDEILEIGTLYGMFSAGLVRMMERDGRNPNLTIVDPFAGVQLQPGTDQRPDPTGAPVDEHAVRTNLALAGPAGAAARIRQGFSEDPETRAAVSDRDYGVIVVDGDHSAEGVAKDLEWAEEIAAPGAIVVLDDYDDPSWPGIKDALDDRLKGSTRFTFLGKAARSAYLRAA; from the coding sequence ATGAACAGCCGTTCCCTGCTCCACAGCTCGGTTTCCCGGCGTCTGCTGCGCCCCGTCGCCGACCTCATAGACCAGCGCATCGAGCGGCAGGTCCGCTCGGCGGTCCGCCGCTCCGCCGCCCCGGCGACCGCGGACACCGCACGACTGGTCCGTGACGTCGAGGCACTCAGGCACCGGCAGCTCACCGTCGAACTGCTGCTCGGCCCCGGCGGCCGCGGCATCTCCCGCATGGTGGGCGAGGCATCCCTGGAGCACCTGTACGCCGAGGTCGCGGCCCTGTCGGGCGACCGCGACGCGGCGGAGCGCAACGTCGCCGCCGCCTTCCGGCTACTGGTGGCGCTGGAGTCGCTGGGCGTCGGCCGGATCGCGGGCGGCACCATGAACATCTGCGGCAAGCTCGGCACGATCCCCCTGCTGGACCCGCCGAACGACGAGATCCTGGAGATCGGCACGCTGTACGGCATGTTCTCCGCCGGCCTCGTCCGGATGATGGAGCGCGACGGCCGCAACCCCAACCTGACCATCGTCGACCCGTTCGCCGGTGTGCAGCTCCAGCCCGGCACCGACCAGCGCCCGGACCCCACGGGGGCGCCGGTCGACGAGCACGCCGTGCGCACCAACCTCGCCCTCGCCGGTCCGGCGGGCGCGGCGGCACGCATCCGGCAGGGTTTCTCCGAGGACCCCGAGACCCGGGCGGCCGTCTCGGACCGCGACTACGGCGTGATCGTGGTGGACGGCGACCACTCGGCCGAGGGCGTCGCCAAGGACCTCGAGTGGGCCGAGGAGATCGCCGCGCCCGGCGCGATCGTCGTCCTGGACGACTACGACGACCCCAGCTGGCCGGGCATCAAGGACGCCCTGGACGACCGCCTGAAGGGAAGCACCCGTTTCACGTTCCTGGGCAAGGCGGCCCGCTCGGCGTATCTGCGGGCGGCCTGA
- a CDS encoding class I SAM-dependent methyltransferase produces the protein MATAQETHEYPGELNDVPGWFWPLDQVLFSWFLERQERLDTRGDLLELGAYLGKSAILLGHRLRDGEKLTVCDLFGAQPPDAANRAEAAKSYSSLTRQAFERNYLSFHDALPTIIQAPSSAVVGEVAPGSCRFVHVDASHLYEHVEGDIGAAKELLGPDGIVVLDDFRSEHTPGVAVAAWEAVLNRGLRPVCLSSQKLYGTWGDPDPVREELIAAFRGRDDIAVTVEQAAGHRLVRTRAKVKRLRPPSLPSSRHPAPVPSPEAGRTDAAPVPEQAPQPRPAPPAARTARPSARRDRTRKLALDLLPPLVTRAVRRYLAAQRAKAGGAGRAAGAAQSRP, from the coding sequence ATGGCCACTGCGCAAGAGACGCACGAGTACCCCGGTGAGCTGAACGACGTCCCGGGCTGGTTCTGGCCGCTCGACCAGGTGCTGTTCTCCTGGTTCCTGGAGCGGCAGGAGCGGCTGGACACCCGCGGCGACCTGCTGGAACTGGGCGCCTACCTGGGCAAGAGCGCGATCCTGCTCGGGCACCGGCTGCGGGACGGCGAGAAGCTCACCGTCTGCGACCTGTTCGGGGCTCAGCCGCCGGACGCGGCCAACCGCGCGGAGGCGGCGAAGTCGTACTCCTCCCTCACCCGCCAGGCCTTCGAACGCAACTACCTCTCCTTCCACGACGCCCTGCCGACGATCATCCAGGCGCCCAGTTCCGCGGTCGTCGGCGAGGTGGCGCCCGGCAGCTGCCGCTTCGTCCACGTCGACGCCTCGCACCTGTACGAGCACGTCGAGGGCGACATCGGCGCGGCCAAGGAGCTGCTGGGGCCCGACGGCATCGTCGTCCTGGACGACTTCCGCAGCGAGCACACCCCGGGGGTCGCCGTCGCGGCCTGGGAGGCAGTGCTCAACCGCGGGCTGCGCCCGGTCTGCCTCAGCAGCCAGAAGCTGTACGGCACCTGGGGCGACCCGGATCCCGTGCGGGAGGAGCTGATCGCGGCGTTCCGGGGGCGCGACGACATCGCCGTGACCGTGGAGCAGGCCGCCGGGCACCGCCTGGTGCGGACCCGGGCCAAGGTCAAGCGGCTGCGGCCGCCCTCGCTGCCGTCCTCGCGGCACCCGGCGCCGGTTCCGTCCCCCGAGGCGGGCCGGACGGACGCCGCACCGGTGCCGGAGCAGGCCCCGCAGCCCCGTCCGGCGCCGCCGGCGGCCCGGACGGCCCGGCCGTCGGCCCGACGGGACCGCACCCGCAAGCTCGCCCTGGACCTGCTGCCGCCGCTCGTCACGCGTGCGGTACGCCGGTACCTGGCGGCACAGCGGGCGAAGGCGGGCGGCGCCGGCCGGGCGGCGGGAGCCGCTCAGTCGAGGCCGTAG
- a CDS encoding TetR/AcrR family transcriptional regulator: MSTERRAPLDRRRVADTALKLLNEVGLDGLTLRAIARELDVKAPALYWHFKDKQALLDEMATEMYRRMIAGTPLDPADTWRERLLTANRGLRAALLAYRDGAKVFSGSRFTGAVHAEYMEGTLRLFTAAGLTLAQAVRATTTTYLFTLGFVTEEQGVEPLPGERREGFDVEERARLLADYPLTAAAGAEIFTDYDRHFEESLALVIEGVAATYGLD; the protein is encoded by the coding sequence GTGAGTACGGAACGACGCGCCCCCCTCGACCGCCGACGGGTCGCGGACACGGCGCTGAAACTGCTGAACGAGGTCGGCCTCGACGGCCTGACCCTGCGCGCCATCGCCAGGGAGCTGGACGTGAAGGCGCCCGCCCTGTACTGGCACTTCAAGGACAAGCAGGCCCTGCTCGACGAGATGGCCACCGAGATGTACCGGCGCATGATCGCCGGGACCCCCCTGGACCCGGCCGACACCTGGCGGGAACGGCTGCTCACGGCCAACCGCGGCCTGCGCGCCGCCCTGCTCGCCTACCGCGACGGCGCCAAGGTGTTCAGCGGTTCACGTTTCACCGGCGCGGTGCACGCCGAGTACATGGAGGGAACCCTGCGGCTGTTCACCGCCGCCGGGCTCACCCTCGCGCAGGCGGTCCGGGCGACCACGACGACGTACCTGTTCACCCTCGGCTTCGTCACCGAGGAACAGGGCGTCGAGCCCCTGCCCGGCGAGCGCCGGGAGGGCTTCGACGTGGAGGAACGCGCCCGCCTGCTGGCCGACTACCCCCTGACGGCCGCGGCGGGCGCGGAGATCTTCACGGACTACGACCGGCACTTCGAGGAGTCGCTGGCCCTGGTGATCGAGGGTGTCGCGGCGACCTACGGCCTCGACTGA
- a CDS encoding FAD-dependent oxidoreductase, translating into MNVTDTHVAGTDVPDTDVLIVGAGPTGLTLGVELARRGVHALVLEGAGELFPGSRGKGFQPRTMEVFDDLGVVDALHAVGGPYPIGMIWRNGERVGEHHMFDPAEPSEDSPYNRAWMVPQWRTQEILAARLAELGGRVAFRHEVVGVAQDAEGVTAHLSSGGTVRARYLVAADGGRSAVRRALGIGMTGETVDPSPTLVADVRISGLDRDNWHVFPPGDGVDLLAVCPLAGTEDFQVMARFPEGADLDTSADGVRKVVAERSHIAAEDVTEVRWVSDFRPRAALADRFRDGRVFLAGDAAHVHSPAGGQGLNTSVQDAYNLGWKLGAVLKGDAPAALLDSYEEERRPIAAQMLDLSTAVHRGEVRRGGATRQLGIGYRDSSLTVETRGAVGEEAVRAGDRAPDGRVDGVRLFDAFRGPHWTLLALGVDAPGGGVGAAVPVVRGGAHGAYGAGLFLVRPDGYVGWAGDTPDGLGAYLGRFGLGA; encoded by the coding sequence GTGAATGTCACGGATACGCATGTCGCGGGCACGGATGTGCCGGACACGGACGTACTGATCGTCGGCGCCGGCCCCACCGGGCTCACCCTCGGTGTCGAGCTGGCCCGGCGCGGCGTGCACGCGCTGGTCCTGGAGGGCGCCGGGGAGCTGTTCCCGGGCTCGCGGGGCAAGGGCTTCCAACCCCGCACCATGGAGGTCTTCGACGACCTCGGCGTCGTCGACGCGCTCCACGCGGTGGGCGGCCCCTACCCGATCGGCATGATCTGGCGGAACGGCGAGCGGGTCGGCGAGCACCACATGTTCGACCCGGCCGAGCCGAGCGAGGACTCGCCGTACAACAGGGCGTGGATGGTGCCGCAGTGGCGCACGCAGGAGATCCTGGCGGCGCGGCTCGCGGAACTGGGCGGCAGGGTCGCCTTCCGCCACGAGGTCGTCGGTGTCGCGCAGGACGCGGAGGGCGTCACCGCGCACCTCTCCTCGGGCGGGACGGTGCGCGCCCGCTACCTGGTCGCGGCGGACGGCGGCCGGTCGGCGGTGCGCCGCGCGCTGGGCATCGGCATGACCGGCGAGACCGTGGACCCGAGCCCGACGCTGGTGGCGGACGTCCGGATCAGCGGCCTGGACCGCGACAACTGGCACGTCTTCCCGCCGGGCGACGGCGTCGACCTGCTCGCCGTCTGCCCCCTGGCCGGCACCGAGGACTTCCAGGTGATGGCGCGGTTCCCGGAGGGCGCGGACCTGGACACCTCCGCGGACGGCGTCCGCAAGGTCGTCGCGGAGCGCTCGCACATCGCCGCCGAGGACGTGACCGAGGTCCGCTGGGTCTCCGACTTCCGGCCGCGGGCGGCCCTGGCCGACCGTTTCCGCGACGGCCGGGTCTTCCTCGCCGGCGACGCGGCGCACGTGCACTCCCCCGCGGGCGGCCAGGGGCTGAACACCAGCGTCCAGGACGCCTACAACCTGGGCTGGAAGCTGGGCGCGGTGCTGAAGGGCGACGCCCCGGCCGCGCTCCTGGACAGCTACGAGGAGGAACGGCGCCCGATCGCCGCGCAGATGCTCGACCTGTCGACCGCCGTCCACCGCGGCGAGGTACGGCGCGGCGGCGCGACCCGGCAGCTGGGGATCGGGTACCGGGACTCGTCGCTGACGGTGGAGACGCGGGGCGCCGTCGGCGAGGAGGCGGTACGGGCCGGGGACCGCGCACCCGACGGCCGGGTGGACGGCGTACGGCTCTTCGACGCCTTCCGCGGGCCGCACTGGACGCTGCTGGCGCTGGGCGTCGACGCGCCCGGCGGCGGCGTGGGCGCCGCGGTGCCGGTGGTGCGCGGGGGCGCCCACGGGGCGTACGGGGCGGGGCTGTTCCTCGTCCGGCCGGACGGGTACGTGGGGTGGGCCGGGGACACGCCGGACGGCCTCGGCGCCTACCTGGGCCGGTTCGGGCTGGGCGCCTGA
- a CDS encoding acyl-CoA mutase large subunit family protein — MTRESESGLPIEPVYGPEALADWEAAEKLGEPGKYPFTRGVYPSMYTGRPWTMRQYAGFGTATESNARYKQLIANGTMGLSVAFDLPTQMGHDSDAPIASGEVGKVGVAIDSIDDMRVLFGGIPLDKVSTSMTINAPASLLLLLYQLVAEEQGVSADKLTGTIQNDVLKEYIARGTYIFPPKPSLRLIADIFKYCRAEIPKWNTISISGYHMAEAGASPAQEIAFTLADGIEYVRTAVAAGMDVDDFAPRLSFFFVARTTILEEVAKFRAARRIWARVMKEEFGAKNPKSLMLRFHTQTAGVQLTAQQPEVNLVRVAVQGLGAVLGGTQSLHTNSFDEAIALPTDKSARLALRTQQVLAYETDVTATVDPFAGSYVVEKMTDDVEAAALELMGKVEDLGGAVNAIEHGFQKSEIERSAYRIAQETDSGERVVVGVNRYQLDEEEPYEPLRVDPAIEAQQADRLAALRAERDQTAVDSALAALKKAAEGEDNVLYPMKDALRARATVGEVCNALREVWGTYVPSDAF, encoded by the coding sequence ATGACGCGCGAGTCCGAGTCCGGGCTGCCCATCGAACCGGTCTACGGGCCCGAAGCCCTGGCGGACTGGGAGGCGGCCGAGAAGCTGGGCGAGCCCGGGAAGTACCCGTTCACCCGGGGCGTGTACCCGTCCATGTACACCGGCCGGCCGTGGACGATGCGCCAGTACGCCGGTTTCGGCACGGCGACGGAGTCCAACGCCCGCTACAAGCAGCTGATCGCCAACGGCACCATGGGCCTGTCGGTCGCCTTCGACCTGCCCACCCAGATGGGCCACGACTCCGACGCGCCGATCGCGAGCGGCGAGGTCGGCAAGGTCGGCGTCGCCATCGACTCCATCGACGACATGCGCGTGCTGTTCGGCGGGATCCCGCTGGACAAGGTCTCCACGTCGATGACGATCAACGCCCCGGCCTCGCTGCTGCTCCTGCTCTACCAACTCGTCGCCGAGGAGCAGGGCGTGAGCGCCGACAAGCTCACCGGCACGATCCAGAACGACGTGCTGAAGGAGTACATCGCGCGCGGGACGTACATCTTCCCGCCGAAGCCGTCGCTGCGCCTGATCGCGGACATCTTCAAGTACTGCCGGGCCGAGATCCCGAAGTGGAATACGATCTCGATCTCCGGCTACCACATGGCCGAGGCCGGTGCCTCGCCCGCGCAGGAGATCGCCTTCACCCTCGCGGACGGCATCGAGTACGTGCGCACCGCGGTCGCGGCCGGCATGGACGTCGACGACTTCGCGCCCCGCCTCTCCTTCTTCTTCGTGGCCCGCACGACGATCCTGGAGGAGGTCGCCAAGTTCCGCGCGGCCCGCCGGATCTGGGCCCGGGTGATGAAGGAGGAGTTCGGCGCGAAGAACCCCAAGTCGCTGATGCTGCGCTTCCACACCCAGACCGCGGGCGTGCAGCTGACCGCCCAGCAGCCCGAGGTGAACCTGGTGCGCGTCGCCGTGCAGGGCCTCGGCGCGGTCCTCGGCGGCACGCAGTCGCTGCACACCAACTCCTTCGACGAGGCCATCGCGCTGCCCACCGACAAGTCGGCGCGCCTCGCCCTGCGCACCCAGCAGGTGCTCGCCTACGAGACGGACGTGACGGCGACCGTCGACCCCTTCGCCGGCTCCTACGTCGTGGAGAAGATGACCGACGACGTCGAGGCGGCGGCGCTGGAGCTGATGGGCAAGGTCGAGGACCTCGGCGGCGCGGTCAACGCCATCGAGCACGGCTTCCAGAAGAGCGAGATCGAGCGCTCCGCCTACCGCATCGCCCAGGAGACCGACTCCGGCGAGCGGGTCGTGGTCGGCGTCAACCGCTACCAGCTCGACGAGGAGGAGCCCTACGAGCCGCTCCGCGTCGACCCGGCCATCGAGGCCCAGCAGGCCGACCGGCTGGCCGCGCTCCGCGCGGAGCGCGACCAGACGGCGGTGGACTCGGCCCTGGCGGCCCTGAAGAAGGCGGCCGAGGGCGAGGACAACGTCCTGTACCCGATGAAGGACGCGCTGCGGGCGCGCGCGACGGTCGGCGAGGTGTGCAACGCGCTGCGGGAGGTCTGGGGGACCTACGTCCCTTCGGACGCGTTCTGA
- a CDS encoding L,D-transpeptidase family protein, giving the protein MRMTGMGSTGRVVAVALGAVLVAGGCTVQGTGPDGRGRAPVRIEVTGHPPKSTPAPDRHRPSSAPPAAPAAARVLWKRGDTGRDVRELQARLRQVEWLVDGPTGTYDDLTERAVSGFQGKRGLPRTGRTDTVTWQRLLGMSHEPGKWDLYLMGGQPAAAPDPRCTSGRVLCVSKSSRTLRWMIDGRTVSTMSVRFGSQYTPTREGVFQVYWKSRHHVSTLYDSAMPYAMFFSGGQAVHYSYDFAARGYAGASHGCVNVRDEAAIADLYAQVKTGDKVVVYR; this is encoded by the coding sequence ATGCGTATGACGGGCATGGGGAGCACGGGGCGGGTGGTCGCCGTCGCGCTGGGGGCCGTACTGGTGGCGGGCGGCTGCACCGTGCAGGGCACGGGGCCCGACGGCAGGGGCCGCGCGCCGGTGCGCATAGAGGTCACCGGCCACCCGCCGAAGAGCACGCCGGCCCCGGACCGGCACCGGCCGTCGAGTGCGCCGCCGGCCGCCCCGGCGGCGGCCAGGGTGCTGTGGAAGCGGGGCGACACCGGCCGGGACGTCCGCGAGCTGCAGGCCCGGCTGCGCCAGGTGGAGTGGCTCGTGGACGGGCCGACCGGGACGTACGACGACCTGACCGAGCGCGCGGTCAGCGGTTTCCAGGGCAAGCGCGGGCTGCCGCGGACCGGGCGGACGGACACCGTCACCTGGCAGCGGCTGCTCGGAATGTCGCACGAGCCGGGCAAGTGGGACCTGTACCTGATGGGCGGCCAGCCCGCCGCCGCGCCCGACCCGCGCTGCACGAGCGGCCGGGTGCTGTGCGTCAGCAAGTCGAGCCGCACGCTGCGCTGGATGATCGACGGGCGGACCGTGTCCACGATGTCCGTGCGCTTCGGGTCGCAGTACACCCCGACCCGGGAGGGTGTCTTCCAGGTCTACTGGAAGTCCCGCCACCACGTCTCGACGCTCTACGACTCGGCCATGCCGTACGCCATGTTCTTCAGCGGCGGCCAGGCCGTGCACTACTCCTACGACTTCGCGGCCCGCGGCTACGCGGGTGCCTCGCACGGCTGCGTCAACGTGCGGGACGAGGCGGCGATCGCGGATCTGTACGCGCAGGTGAAGACCGGCGACAAGGTCGTCGTGTACCGGTGA
- a CDS encoding RNA polymerase sigma factor — MLGDDAELTAAVRAAQDGDETAFRTVYRAVQPRLLGYVRTLVGDPDAEDVASEAWLQIARDLERFDGDADRFRGWAARIARNRALDHIRMRGRRPVIGGDETELTGRPAESDTAGEAMEALATGSTLSLIARLPQDQAEAVVLRVVMGLDAKSAAETLGKRPGAVRTAAHRGLKRLAELLGGDPESGGGLDALPPQREPHGRAVTSASVTHTRARTQKDM; from the coding sequence GTGCTGGGGGACGACGCGGAGCTGACCGCCGCGGTGCGTGCGGCACAGGACGGGGACGAGACCGCGTTCCGGACCGTGTACCGCGCCGTGCAGCCGCGCCTGCTGGGATACGTGCGCACGCTCGTCGGCGATCCCGACGCCGAGGACGTGGCCTCCGAGGCATGGCTCCAGATAGCCCGTGACCTGGAACGGTTCGACGGCGACGCCGACCGCTTCCGCGGCTGGGCCGCCCGCATCGCCCGCAACCGCGCGCTGGACCACATCCGCATGCGCGGTCGCCGGCCGGTGATCGGCGGCGACGAGACGGAGCTGACGGGCCGGCCCGCGGAGTCCGACACCGCGGGTGAGGCCATGGAGGCACTGGCCACCGGCAGCACCCTCTCCCTCATCGCCCGGCTGCCCCAGGACCAGGCCGAGGCGGTCGTCCTGCGCGTGGTGATGGGCCTCGACGCCAAGAGCGCCGCCGAGACCCTGGGCAAACGGCCGGGCGCCGTCCGCACGGCGGCGCACCGCGGCCTGAAGCGCCTGGCCGAACTGCTCGGCGGCGATCCGGAATCCGGCGGCGGGCTCGACGCCCTGCCGCCGCAGCGAGAACCGCACGGCCGTGCGGTGACGTCCGCGAGTGTGACGCATACGCGTGCGCGGACGCAGAAGGACATGTGA
- a CDS encoding RNA polymerase sigma factor produces MGQRGEPRRVQAYDGELGAAVARAQQGDEAAFAVAYRLVQPGLLGYVRGLVGEDAEDVAADAWLEIARDLRRFKGDGAGFRGWTATIARHRALDHLRRQKVRPRPTALEQDVLDLPGPHSTHEQVLETLSTRAALGLVAALPRDQAEAVLLRVVVGLDGPSAARVLGKRPGAVRTATYRGLKRLARQLGADGVTDDGPRTLGEST; encoded by the coding sequence TTGGGCCAGCGAGGGGAACCCCGCCGCGTGCAGGCGTACGACGGGGAACTGGGCGCGGCCGTCGCGCGGGCCCAGCAAGGTGACGAGGCCGCCTTCGCGGTCGCCTACCGGCTCGTGCAGCCCGGCCTGCTGGGCTACGTGCGCGGGCTGGTCGGGGAGGACGCCGAGGACGTCGCGGCGGACGCCTGGCTGGAGATAGCCCGTGACCTGCGACGCTTCAAGGGCGACGGCGCCGGCTTCCGGGGCTGGACGGCGACGATCGCCCGGCACCGGGCCCTGGACCACCTGCGCCGCCAGAAGGTACGGCCCCGGCCCACGGCGCTGGAGCAGGACGTCCTGGACCTGCCCGGTCCGCACAGCACGCACGAACAGGTACTGGAGACGCTGTCCACCCGGGCCGCGCTCGGCCTGGTCGCGGCGCTGCCCCGCGACCAGGCCGAGGCCGTCCTGCTACGGGTCGTCGTCGGGCTCGACGGGCCCTCCGCCGCGCGTGTGCTGGGCAAGCGGCCGGGCGCGGTGCGTACGGCGACGTACCGGGGGCTGAAGCGGCTCGCCCGGCAGCTGGGGGCCGACGGTGTGACGGATGACGGTCCCAGGACGCTGGGGGAGTCGACATGA